The Dehalococcoidia bacterium genome window below encodes:
- a CDS encoding PIG-L family deacetylase: protein MPHPDDSEFGCAGTVARWTREGKRVVYVILTNGDKGTSDRSLTPEKLAAIRQVEQREAARVLGVSEVVYLGYSDQGLEDTPELRKDIVRQIRLYRPDIIVTLDPYRRYIWHRDHRIAGQVVLDAVYPYARDHLAYPDMLTEGLEPHKVKEMYFTASEDINLRLDITDTFELKMQALACHKSQVGDRIPELREGLRKRAEDMAEGQGFKLAEVFHYIDLEMLGHYRKKDKK from the coding sequence ATGCCCCACCCGGATGACTCCGAGTTCGGCTGTGCCGGCACGGTGGCGCGCTGGACACGAGAGGGCAAAAGAGTCGTGTATGTCATCCTCACCAATGGCGACAAAGGCACATCAGACCGCTCTTTGACTCCCGAAAAGCTTGCCGCCATAAGACAGGTTGAACAGCGCGAAGCTGCTCGCGTCCTCGGCGTCAGCGAAGTGGTTTACCTGGGATATTCTGACCAGGGGTTGGAGGATACGCCCGAACTGCGTAAAGATATTGTGCGCCAGATCCGCCTTTACCGCCCTGACATCATTGTAACCCTCGACCCCTACCGCCGCTACATCTGGCACCGCGACCATCGCATTGCCGGGCAGGTGGTGCTGGATGCGGTCTATCCCTACGCACGCGACCATCTGGCCTATCCCGATATGCTGACGGAAGGATTAGAGCCGCACAAGGTTAAAGAGATGTATTTCACTGCCAGCGAGGATATCAATCTGCGTCTGGACATCACGGATACCTTCGAACTCAAGATGCAGGCGCTGGCCTGCCACAAGAGCCAGGTAGGCGACAGGATACCCGAGTTGCGCGAGGGTTTGCGCAAGCGGGCAGAGGACATGGCCGAGGGCCAGGGTTTCAAGCTGGCCGAGGTTTTCCACTATATAGATTTAGAGATGCTCGGACATTACCGCAAGAAAGACAAGAAGTAA